The proteins below are encoded in one region of Pygocentrus nattereri isolate fPygNat1 chromosome 13, fPygNat1.pri, whole genome shotgun sequence:
- the gall gene encoding galanin peptides has product MQMNFILLCVSLCVLSAQLSKTHSMAVTGPEKRGWTLNSAGYLLGPYAQRTLTVRHGGGVGKRNRWQESSNQPTHQPSYRSVTDESYLHSLMDLLIYLRMKENGVTEELNSSVLNDDMKR; this is encoded by the exons ATGCAGATGAACTTTATCCTGCTTTGTGTCTCACTGTGTGTCCTGTCTGCTCAGCTCTCAAAGACCCACAGCATGGCTGTAACG GGTCCAGAGAAAAGAGGATGGACACTGAATAGTGCCGGATACCTACTGGGACCGT ATGCTCAGAGGACTCTCACTGTGAGGCATGGAGGTGGGGTGGGGAAGCGGAACAGGTGGCAAGAGAGCTCAAACCAGCCAACACATCAGCCTTCATACA GATCTGTTACAGATGAATCATATCTCCATTCACTCATGGACCTCCTCATATACCTACGCATGAAAG AGAATGGAGTGACTGAGGAACTGAACAGCTCTGTACTCAATGACGACATGAAACGATAG